In the Alkaliphilus flagellatus genome, one interval contains:
- the sufC gene encoding Fe-S cluster assembly ATPase SufC gives MSKSLLKINNLHVSIGEKKILKGLNLEIKPGEIHAIMGPNGGGKSTLSNTIMGSPKGVVEEGSILLEGEEINNLTTDERAKKGIFLSFQYPEEIPGVTVQNFLRTAYNAVKNENISILKFEKLLKEKMALLDMKEEYANRYLNEGFSGGEKKKNEILQMSILEPKLAILDETDSGLDIDALRIVSEGVNKAKAKDTAVLIITHYNRILDYIKPDVVHVLMDGKIVKSGDSNLAKMLEDTGYEDIK, from the coding sequence ATGAGTAAATCGTTGCTTAAAATTAATAACTTACATGTTTCTATAGGAGAGAAAAAAATTTTAAAGGGTTTAAATTTAGAGATTAAACCTGGTGAAATTCACGCAATTATGGGACCTAATGGTGGCGGTAAAAGTACATTATCCAACACTATAATGGGAAGTCCGAAAGGTGTAGTGGAGGAAGGAAGTATTTTACTAGAAGGGGAAGAGATAAATAATTTAACAACAGATGAAAGAGCAAAAAAAGGAATCTTTTTATCCTTCCAATATCCAGAAGAAATTCCTGGAGTAACAGTACAAAACTTTTTAAGAACTGCTTACAATGCAGTTAAAAATGAAAATATTTCAATTTTAAAGTTTGAAAAGCTGTTGAAAGAAAAGATGGCTTTATTAGATATGAAGGAAGAATATGCAAATCGTTATTTAAATGAAGGCTTCTCTGGTGGAGAAAAGAAAAAGAATGAAATTTTACAAATGTCTATTTTAGAGCCTAAGCTTGCTATTTTAGATGAGACGGATTCAGGGTTAGATATTGATGCATTAAGAATAGTATCAGAAGGAGTTAATAAGGCAAAAGCAAAGGATACAGCAGTTCTTATTATTACTCACTATAATAGAATTCTTGATTATATTAAGCCAGATGTAGTGCACGTATTGATGGACGGTAAAATTGTAAAAAGTGGGGACAGTAATTTAGCTAAAATGCTAGAAGACACAGGATACGAAGATATTAAATGA